One region of Mycolicibacterium lutetiense genomic DNA includes:
- the ricR gene encoding copper-sensing transcriptional repressor RicR: protein MDAADHSGAHGYSAQKENYAKRLRRVEGQVRGIAKMIDEDKYCIDVLTQISAVNSALQSVALGLLDEHLGHCVTRAVAEGGDQAEAKLAEASAAIARLVRS, encoded by the coding sequence ATGGACGCGGCTGACCACTCGGGTGCACATGGCTACTCGGCACAGAAGGAGAACTACGCCAAGCGGTTGCGCCGGGTCGAAGGCCAGGTCCGGGGCATCGCCAAGATGATCGACGAGGACAAGTACTGCATCGACGTGCTCACTCAGATCAGCGCCGTCAACAGTGCGCTGCAATCCGTGGCGCTCGGTCTGCTGGACGAGCACCTGGGACATTGCGTGACACGGGCCGTCGCCGAAGGTGGGGACCAGGCTGAAGCCAAGCTGGCCGAGGCCTCGGCGGCCATCGCCCGCCTGGTCCGTTCCTGA
- a CDS encoding aldo/keto reductase, with protein MSVPTFALNNGVNMPALGFGVYQTPPDETAEAVQVALETGYRHIDTAAVYGNERGVGEAIRRVGLDRDDVFIETKVWITDYGYDATLHAFDKAIGKLGVDKIDLLILHQALPGEFDRTVGAYRALEKLYTDGNVRAIGVSNFMPNHLDLLLAETEVVPAVNQIEVHPYFRQSVLLDIDDQLGIINQAWSPIGGITFYRGGSHGSTLQDPVIGEIAAAHGKSPAQVMLRWHLQQGRQAIPKSVTPSRIQENIDIFDFALTADQLAAIDALDTGVRGGPEPEDITREKYGIEIPEA; from the coding sequence ATGAGCGTTCCCACTTTTGCCCTGAACAACGGCGTGAACATGCCCGCTCTTGGCTTCGGCGTCTACCAAACTCCGCCGGATGAGACGGCGGAGGCGGTCCAGGTCGCATTGGAGACCGGCTACCGCCACATCGACACCGCCGCGGTGTATGGCAACGAGCGGGGGGTCGGTGAGGCGATCCGTCGCGTTGGCCTGGACCGCGACGACGTCTTCATCGAGACCAAGGTGTGGATCACTGACTACGGATACGACGCCACGCTTCATGCCTTCGACAAGGCGATCGGAAAGCTGGGCGTCGACAAGATCGACCTGCTGATCCTGCACCAGGCGCTGCCGGGCGAGTTCGATCGGACCGTCGGTGCGTACCGAGCGCTGGAGAAGCTGTACACCGACGGCAACGTGCGCGCGATCGGCGTCTCCAACTTCATGCCGAACCACCTCGACCTGCTGCTGGCCGAGACCGAGGTGGTGCCTGCGGTCAACCAGATCGAGGTGCACCCCTACTTCCGGCAGTCCGTTCTGCTCGACATCGACGATCAGCTCGGCATCATCAACCAGGCCTGGTCACCGATCGGTGGTATCACGTTCTACCGCGGCGGCTCTCACGGCTCCACCCTGCAGGATCCGGTGATCGGAGAGATCGCGGCCGCACATGGCAAGTCGCCCGCGCAGGTGATGCTGCGCTGGCATCTGCAGCAGGGGCGCCAGGCGATCCCGAAATCGGTGACGCCGTCACGGATTCAAGAGAACATCGATATTTTCGATTTCGCACTCACTGCCGACCAACTCGCCGCGATCGATGCCTTGGATACCGGTGTGCGTGGGGGACCGGAGCCAGAGGACATCACCCGTGAGAAGTACGGGATCGAAATTCCGGAAGCCTGA
- the ilvD gene encoding dihydroxy-acid dehydratase, with translation MSAETPDTSLRASGSSPDIKPRSRDVTDGLEKAAARGMLRAVGMGDDDWVKPQIGVGSSWNEITPCNMSLQRLAQDVKAGVHEAGGFPLEFGTISVSDGISMGHEGMHFSLVSREVIADSVETVMQAERLDGSVLLAGCDKSIPGMLMAAARLDLASVFFYNGSIMPGIAKLTDGTEKEVTIIDAFEAVGACARGLMSRADVDIIERAICPGEGACGGMYTANTMASAAEALGMSLPGSASPLAVDKRRGEYARKSGEAVVEMLRRGITARDILTKEAFENAIAVVMAFGGSTNAVLHLLAIAREAEVELTLADFTRVGNKVPHLADVKPFGRHVMKDVDEIGGVPVVMRALLDAGLLHGECLTVTGKTMAENLAHIAPPDPDGKVLRAMNNPIHPTGGITILHGSLAPEGAVVKSAGFESDVFEGTARVFERERAALDALEDGTITHGDVVVIRYEGPKGGPGMREMLAITGAIKGAGLGKDVLLMTDGRFSGGTTGLCVGHIAPEAVDGGPIAFVRDGDRIRLNVADGTLDILVDEAEFEARKAGFEPLPPRYKTGVLAKYTKLVQSAAVGAVCN, from the coding sequence ATGTCTGCCGAGACCCCTGACACTTCTCTTCGCGCAAGCGGCTCATCGCCCGACATCAAACCCCGCAGCCGCGACGTCACCGACGGCCTGGAGAAGGCAGCGGCCCGCGGAATGCTCCGCGCGGTAGGAATGGGCGACGACGACTGGGTCAAGCCGCAGATCGGCGTCGGGTCGTCGTGGAACGAGATCACCCCGTGCAACATGTCGCTGCAGCGGTTGGCCCAGGACGTCAAGGCCGGTGTGCACGAGGCCGGCGGGTTCCCGCTGGAGTTCGGCACCATCTCGGTGTCCGACGGCATCTCCATGGGCCACGAGGGGATGCACTTCTCGCTGGTCTCCCGCGAGGTGATCGCCGACAGCGTCGAGACCGTGATGCAGGCCGAGCGCCTGGACGGCAGCGTGCTGCTGGCCGGTTGTGACAAGTCGATCCCCGGCATGCTGATGGCGGCCGCGCGGCTGGACCTGGCCAGCGTGTTCTTCTACAACGGCTCGATCATGCCGGGTATCGCCAAGCTCACCGACGGCACCGAGAAGGAAGTCACCATCATCGACGCCTTCGAGGCGGTCGGCGCGTGCGCGCGAGGGCTGATGTCACGTGCGGACGTCGACATCATCGAGCGCGCGATCTGCCCGGGCGAGGGTGCGTGTGGCGGCATGTACACCGCGAACACCATGGCGTCGGCGGCCGAGGCACTCGGAATGTCGTTGCCGGGCAGCGCATCTCCGTTGGCCGTGGACAAGCGTCGCGGCGAGTACGCCCGCAAGTCCGGCGAGGCCGTCGTGGAGATGCTGCGCCGCGGCATCACCGCGCGCGACATCCTGACCAAGGAAGCCTTCGAGAACGCGATCGCTGTCGTGATGGCGTTCGGCGGCTCGACCAACGCCGTCCTGCATCTGCTGGCGATCGCCCGCGAGGCCGAGGTGGAGCTGACCCTGGCCGACTTCACCCGCGTCGGCAACAAGGTGCCGCACCTGGCCGACGTGAAACCGTTCGGCCGCCACGTGATGAAGGACGTCGACGAGATCGGCGGCGTTCCGGTGGTCATGCGTGCGCTGCTGGACGCCGGCCTGCTGCACGGGGAGTGCCTGACCGTGACCGGTAAGACCATGGCCGAGAACCTGGCTCACATCGCGCCGCCGGACCCCGACGGCAAGGTGCTGCGGGCGATGAACAACCCGATCCACCCGACCGGCGGCATCACGATCCTGCACGGATCATTGGCTCCCGAGGGTGCCGTGGTGAAGTCCGCAGGGTTCGAGTCAGACGTGTTCGAGGGCACGGCAAGAGTTTTCGAGCGCGAGCGGGCTGCCCTGGATGCGTTGGAGGACGGCACCATCACCCACGGCGACGTCGTGGTGATCCGCTACGAGGGCCCCAAGGGCGGCCCGGGCATGCGCGAGATGCTGGCCATCACCGGCGCCATCAAGGGCGCCGGACTGGGCAAGGACGTCCTGCTGATGACCGACGGCCGGTTCTCCGGCGGGACGACGGGCCTGTGCGTCGGGCACATCGCTCCGGAGGCCGTCGACGGCGGGCCCATCGCGTTCGTCCGCGACGGTGACCGGATCCGCCTCAACGTGGCCGACGGAACGTTGGACATCCTCGTCGACGAGGCTGAGTTCGAGGCCCGCAAGGCCGGTTTCGAACCGCTGCCGCCGCGCTACAAGACCGGCGTGCTGGCCAAGTACACCAAGCTGGTCCAGTCTGCCGCCGTCGGCGCTGTCTGCAACTAG
- a CDS encoding ankyrin repeat domain-containing protein yields MASRLPSNPSIDHLRDEARALQRANRTPLHDAQSAVARSYGFSSWPRLVHYLRDAAELSIDPGALDENALKTADRFCSWASLRYNETDAPPRWQAAAELLSTDPDLVYEHIWAAASAADPAALARHLTNRPALAKTRGGPFGWVPLMYLCYSRVPLGRTADDVLATAALLLDAGADPNAGYLWCGMSTPFTVLTGVFGEGEQGSRRQPRHPYAPELATLLLTRGAHPADQQTLYNRMFRADDSHLDLLFAHGVADAGPNPWELRLGEAMESRDEMWRRQVTWAAEHGFTARLDLLARHGIDVSGVDVVTPVFPDDPNAFDDEGATALHQAAWSGDLELIRRLLDAGADTTITDRRFGSTPLDWAEHAYQTEAAELLRG; encoded by the coding sequence ATGGCCAGCCGTCTGCCGAGCAATCCCTCGATCGATCACCTCCGCGATGAGGCCCGCGCGTTGCAGCGCGCGAATCGCACCCCGCTGCACGACGCCCAATCGGCCGTCGCTCGCTCCTACGGATTCAGCAGCTGGCCCAGACTCGTGCACTACCTGCGAGATGCGGCCGAGCTCAGCATCGATCCCGGCGCGCTCGACGAGAACGCCCTCAAGACCGCCGACCGGTTCTGTTCATGGGCATCGTTGCGTTACAACGAAACCGATGCTCCGCCCCGGTGGCAAGCTGCCGCGGAGCTGCTCAGCACCGACCCGGATCTGGTCTACGAGCACATCTGGGCCGCTGCGTCGGCCGCGGATCCGGCGGCACTGGCGCGCCATCTGACCAACCGTCCGGCGCTCGCGAAGACCAGGGGCGGACCATTCGGCTGGGTGCCGCTGATGTACCTGTGTTATTCGCGGGTTCCGTTGGGCCGCACCGCCGACGACGTCCTCGCCACCGCAGCACTGCTGCTCGACGCCGGCGCCGATCCGAATGCCGGGTACCTCTGGTGCGGAATGTCGACGCCGTTCACGGTGCTGACCGGCGTGTTCGGCGAGGGTGAACAAGGGTCGCGCCGTCAGCCGCGGCATCCGTACGCACCCGAGCTGGCCACGCTGCTGTTGACGAGAGGCGCACACCCCGCCGACCAGCAGACGCTGTACAACCGGATGTTCCGGGCCGACGATTCACACCTGGACCTGCTGTTCGCCCACGGCGTGGCCGATGCCGGTCCGAATCCGTGGGAGCTGCGCCTCGGCGAAGCCATGGAATCCCGGGACGAGATGTGGAGGCGCCAGGTCACCTGGGCTGCCGAGCACGGGTTCACCGCGCGGCTCGATTTGTTGGCCCGACACGGAATCGACGTATCCGGAGTGGACGTGGTCACTCCGGTGTTCCCCGACGATCCGAATGCTTTCGATGACGAAGGCGCGACGGCCCTGCATCAGGCCGCCTGGTCGGGCGACCTCGAGCTGATTCGACGTCTCCTCGATGCCGGGGCCGACACGACCATCACCGACCGCAGATTCGGCTCGACCCCACTGGATTGGGCCGAGCATGCCTACCAGACCGAGGCCGCCGAACTCCTACGAGGATGA